One window of Robiginitalea biformata HTCC2501 genomic DNA carries:
- a CDS encoding OmpH family outer membrane protein, whose translation MKKVILLAAAIILSSCQQNKVAYVDYATLLDGYSKKKDLEATYNSRAEAFAQRRDSISQAFQIEAQSLQNKTKSMSQQQAQEEFGALQQRGQAIGAQLQQEEQRMQQQGQQKMDSLLMEVKERIGEYGQNNGYTYILAGGEGGTVLYGSESQDITDKVLEYLNEQATQ comes from the coding sequence ATGAAAAAAGTAATTCTTTTGGCAGCCGCCATAATCTTGAGCAGTTGCCAGCAAAATAAAGTAGCCTACGTAGATTATGCGACACTACTGGACGGCTACAGCAAAAAGAAGGATCTGGAAGCTACTTACAATTCCCGTGCAGAAGCCTTTGCCCAACGCCGCGACAGTATTTCCCAGGCCTTCCAGATTGAAGCACAAAGCCTCCAGAACAAAACCAAGAGCATGTCCCAGCAACAAGCCCAGGAGGAATTTGGCGCCTTGCAGCAACGGGGCCAGGCAATCGGGGCACAATTGCAACAGGAGGAGCAGCGCATGCAGCAACAGGGCCAGCAGAAAATGGATAGCCTCCTCATGGAGGTCAAAGAGCGCATTGGGGAGTATGGCCAGAACAATGGCTACACGTACATCCTGGCCGGAGGAGAAGGCGGCACGGTTCTGTATGGCTCTGAAAGCCAGGACATTACAGATAAAGTGCTCGAATATCTGAACGAGCAGGCCACGCAGTAG
- the mnmG gene encoding tRNA uridine-5-carboxymethylaminomethyl(34) synthesis enzyme MnmG: protein MFTEEYDVIVVGGGHAGCEAAAAAANLGSKTLLVTMNLQTIGQMSCNPAMGGIAKGQIVREIDALGGYSGIVSDRSAIQFKMLNKSKGPAMWSPRTQNDRMRFAEEWRLSLERTQHLDFYQEMVSDLIVSEDRVVGVRTSLGLEIRGRSVVLTNGTFLNGLIHIGEKQFGGGRAGERAARGITEQLAEMGFDTGRMKTGTPPRVDGRSLDFSKMIPQPGDAEPGRFSYLDTPKLTRQRECHMTYTSPEVHELLMEGFDRSPMFNGRIQSIGPRYCPSIEDKIHRFKDKDRHQLFVEPEGWDTVEVYVNGFSTSLPEDVQFRALRSVAGFENVKFFRPGYAIEYDYFPPTQLRHTLETKLIENLYFAGQINGTTGYEEAASQGLMAGINAHLKLNEKEPFILRRDEAYIGVLIDDLITKGTEEPYRMFTSRAEYRTLLRQDNADLRLTEKSFRMGLASEERMRAVEQKKAQSQDLVGFFKKTSFVPEEINPILETVGSKNVDQGDKLFKVFSRPQVQMEHMMQLESVSEYVRENQLGQEVLEQAEIEVKYSGYIEKEKNNADKLQRLENVKIPEGFDYSQVKSLSYEAREKLGRIRPATLSQASRVSGVSPSDISVLMVFLNR from the coding sequence TAGTAGGTGGAGGTCACGCCGGATGCGAGGCTGCGGCTGCTGCAGCTAACCTGGGCTCAAAAACCCTGCTGGTTACCATGAACCTTCAGACCATTGGACAGATGTCCTGCAACCCTGCCATGGGTGGCATTGCCAAGGGTCAGATTGTCCGGGAAATTGACGCTCTGGGAGGCTACAGTGGTATCGTATCCGACCGGTCGGCCATACAGTTTAAAATGCTGAACAAATCCAAAGGACCGGCCATGTGGAGTCCCCGCACCCAGAATGATCGGATGCGGTTTGCAGAAGAATGGCGGTTGTCGCTGGAACGTACCCAGCACCTCGATTTTTACCAGGAAATGGTCAGTGATCTGATCGTTTCGGAAGATCGGGTGGTTGGGGTGCGTACCTCTCTCGGGTTGGAAATCCGTGGCCGGAGCGTGGTTCTTACCAACGGAACTTTTCTGAACGGATTAATCCATATAGGCGAAAAGCAATTCGGAGGCGGTCGGGCGGGGGAGCGCGCCGCCCGGGGCATCACCGAGCAGCTTGCAGAAATGGGCTTTGATACCGGCCGTATGAAAACAGGCACGCCGCCTCGCGTGGACGGCAGGAGCCTTGATTTTTCTAAGATGATCCCCCAGCCAGGCGATGCAGAGCCGGGTCGTTTCTCGTATCTGGACACTCCTAAACTTACAAGGCAAAGGGAATGTCATATGACGTATACGAGTCCGGAGGTACATGAATTATTAATGGAGGGGTTTGACCGGAGCCCGATGTTTAATGGTCGCATCCAAAGCATCGGCCCGAGGTATTGCCCCTCAATTGAAGATAAAATCCACCGGTTTAAGGATAAAGACCGGCACCAATTGTTTGTGGAACCGGAGGGGTGGGATACCGTTGAGGTCTATGTAAACGGCTTCTCAACTTCCCTGCCGGAGGACGTCCAGTTCCGTGCGCTGCGTTCAGTGGCGGGATTCGAAAACGTGAAGTTTTTCCGTCCGGGTTATGCCATTGAGTACGACTATTTTCCCCCCACCCAGTTACGGCATACCCTGGAGACGAAGCTCATTGAGAATTTGTATTTCGCCGGGCAGATCAACGGCACAACGGGGTATGAAGAAGCCGCTTCCCAGGGTTTGATGGCGGGGATCAATGCCCACTTGAAATTAAATGAAAAGGAGCCGTTTATTCTGCGGCGGGACGAAGCGTATATCGGGGTACTGATCGACGACCTGATTACCAAGGGCACGGAAGAACCCTACCGGATGTTTACGAGTCGTGCGGAGTACCGCACTTTATTGCGACAGGACAATGCGGATCTGCGGCTTACGGAGAAGTCCTTTCGGATGGGCCTGGCAAGCGAAGAGCGCATGCGGGCAGTGGAGCAGAAGAAGGCCCAATCCCAGGATTTGGTCGGGTTCTTTAAAAAGACCAGCTTTGTCCCGGAAGAAATCAACCCCATCCTGGAAACTGTCGGATCGAAAAATGTGGATCAGGGCGATAAATTATTCAAGGTGTTTTCCAGGCCTCAGGTGCAAATGGAGCATATGATGCAACTGGAGAGTGTATCGGAATATGTTCGGGAGAACCAACTGGGTCAGGAAGTGCTTGAGCAGGCTGAAATTGAGGTGAAATATTCCGGATATATCGAAAAGGAAAAGAACAATGCAGATAAATTGCAGCGCCTCGAGAATGTTAAGATACCGGAAGGTTTTGATTATAGTCAGGTAAAATCGCTCTCCTACGAAGCCCGGGAAAAACTCGGCCGGATCCGTCCCGCAACCCTCTCACAGGCCTCGCGGGTAAGCGGGGTATCCCCAAGCGACATCAGCGTCCTGATGGTTTTTTTGAATCGATAG
- a CDS encoding class I SAM-dependent methyltransferase produces MLQDPVLTTRDYMVSGEEFQLHRHDKIHGLLMTHPVPEDLTRYYESRDYLSHRDRPETLFGRLYQLARAWNVNWKVRLVAKFVPAGGEILEIGTGQGDFLQVASRHWSVSGVEPNRGARHRALQKKLKVFEKLHEVPAAANDAIVLWHVLEHIPDLEATISNLLNRLKPDGRLILALPNHRSWDARHYREYWAAYDVPRHLWHFSKHSVKDLFGTYGLECIAMRPMWLDAFYVSWLSEKYKANRWAALVAPWKGLTSNLGALFTREPSSVVYVLGRRGPSGNSGP; encoded by the coding sequence ATGCTCCAGGATCCAGTTTTGACCACCAGGGACTATATGGTGAGCGGGGAGGAATTCCAACTGCACCGGCATGACAAAATACACGGCCTGCTGATGACTCATCCCGTACCCGAGGACCTGACGCGCTACTACGAATCCCGAGACTACCTTTCACATCGTGATCGTCCGGAAACGCTGTTTGGCCGATTGTATCAATTGGCCCGGGCATGGAACGTAAATTGGAAGGTCCGGTTGGTGGCAAAATTCGTCCCCGCCGGAGGGGAGATACTGGAGATTGGTACGGGACAGGGAGACTTTTTACAGGTTGCTTCCCGCCACTGGAGCGTGAGCGGGGTAGAGCCAAATAGGGGAGCCAGACATCGTGCCTTGCAGAAAAAACTCAAAGTATTTGAGAAGTTGCACGAAGTGCCCGCAGCTGCCAATGACGCGATTGTGCTCTGGCACGTACTGGAGCATATCCCCGATCTGGAAGCAACCATTTCCAATTTACTCAATCGACTAAAGCCAGATGGACGACTGATCCTGGCCCTGCCCAACCACCGTTCCTGGGATGCCCGCCACTATCGGGAATACTGGGCAGCCTACGACGTGCCCAGGCATCTCTGGCATTTTTCAAAGCATTCCGTAAAAGATCTTTTCGGCACATACGGGCTGGAGTGTATCGCTATGCGACCGATGTGGCTGGACGCCTTTTATGTGTCCTGGCTATCGGAAAAATACAAGGCCAACCGCTGGGCGGCGCTGGTGGCTCCATGGAAAGGGCTCACTTCAAACCTGGGAGCCCTGTTTACCCGGGAACCTTCCTCCGTGGTCTATGTGTTGGGAAGGAGGGGGCCGTCAGGCAACTCAGGGCCATAG